Sequence from the Gammaproteobacteria bacterium genome:
TGTTGTTTACGCTCAGCGATACTTACCATGATTAAGCAACAGGCAAAGGCGAATAATAAAGTCGGGAGATAAATAAGCCACTGATCCTCAGCTGCGATGCCGAGCGTATTGCGAAGGATAATGGGCAGCACGACGAAGGTTGCAGTAAAAAGCGTATGCAGAATAAAAATACCGATATTTAATCGAGCGAGCTGAGCGTGGGTTATTAGGGAAAAAAATTGACCGCGCGGTTTTATTTGGGAGATACGTGGCGGTGTAGGTAAAAAGTAGAGCATCGTCATTCCCATCAGCGCTAAAAATGCAGCGAGATAAAACAATCCGCCTACTGAAATCCATTGGTTAAGAATGGGGCCGATAAATAAAGCAATGGAAAAAGAAAAGCCAATAGAAATACCGGCAATGGCCATGGCTTTGGTTCGATGTTCTTCCCGCGTCAGATCAGCCATGAGCGCAAGCAATGTCGCTCCGACTGCTCCCGTACCTTGTAAGCTGCGGCCCACGATCATCCAAAAAATAGAATGAGACGTGCCTGCAATGATGCTGCCAAGCACAAATAATAATAATCCAGTAAAAATAATAGGTTTTCGCCCAAAGCGATCCGAGAGCGCACCAAAAGGAATTTGAAAAAGAGCTTGAAATAAGCCATAAATTCCCAGGGCCAACCCAATTAAGAGCGGGGTCGCATTTTGTAATCCTGTAGCATATAAGGAGAAAATGGGAATCATCATGAAAAGCCCAATCATGCGCAAAGCCATGATGGTGGAAATGCTGCCTATCGCTTTCCATTCTGTCGAAGTCATCTTAGTTTGAGTATTATTTGTCATGTATTTATTTGCGTGAGTTGGGTTAAAGCCTGGGCATTATACCTTTTGGCTCGCAAGCAAACCATAAGCGCATTGAGCCTAGGTACGCCTCGCAGATAAAAATCGTATATAATGTTGCCCTTTCTCCTCTATAGCTAACTGGTAGGTAATGAAATATATCCGTATTCGTGGGGCCAGAACCCACAATTTAAAAAATATTAATGTCGATTTACCGAGAGACAAACTAATTGTAATCACCGGGTTGTCTGGGTCGGGAAAATCATCTCTTGCTTTTGATACGCTTTATGCTGAAGGCCAACGCCGTTATGTTGAATCGCTATCAGCTTATGCTCGCCAGTTTTTGTCCATGATGGAAAAGCCTGATGTGGATCATATCGAAGGCTTGTCTCCAGCTATTTCAATTGAGCAGAAATCGACTTCGCATAATCCTCGCTCGACAGTAGGAACGATTACAGAAATCCATGATTATTTGCGCTTACTGTTTGCAAAAGCAGGGCAGCCACGATGCCATGTGCATGGACAGATTTTAGAAGCACAGACCGTGAGTCAAATAGTCGACACCGTACTTGCCTATCCGGAAGATACTAAAATTATGGTGCTGGCTCCCGTAGTGCAAGAGCGCAAAGGTGAATTTGTTGAATTGTTGCAAGAGTTGCGAGGACAAGGTTTTGTACGCGCTCGCATCGATGGTAAATTAATTGAGCTTGATCAGCCTCAGAAATTAGATTTGCGCAAAAAGCATACCATTGAAGTAGTGATTGATCGCGTGAAAGTTCGCCCCGACATGCGTGTCCGACTAGCAGAATCTGTTGAAACCGCGTTAAAACTTGCTGATGGCTTAGCCGCAGTGGGTTTGCTTGATGAGCCAAAGAAACCAATTAAAGTTTTTTCCGCTAAGTTTGCCTGTCCTGATTGTGGATATAGTTTGCCTGAGTTGTCCCCTCGATTATTTTCATTCAACTCACCTGTCGGAGCATGTCCTGAATGTGATGGCTTAGGCGTTAATGAAGTTTTTGATGCTGACTTGATCGTTAATCCCGAGCGCAGCTTAGCAGAAGGTGCTATTCGCGGGTGGGATAAACGCAATGGTTACTATCATCACATCCTAACTTCTTTAGCTAAGCATTATAAATTTAGTTTGGACGTGCCCTTCAGTGCGCTACCTAAAAAAATTAAAACTGTATTGCTCCAGGGCGATAGTGAAATTGTTCGTTTTCATTATGAAGATGATGATGGTTATAGTTATACAAAACGCAATGCATTTGAAGGGATTATTCCCAATTTTGAGCGTCGGTATAATGCAACTGAGTCTGATTTTGTTCGCGAAGATTTGCATAAGTATATAGCAGTAAAAACTTGTGAGGAATGTCACGGTGCACGGTTAAATCTTGCTGGTCGGAATGTTTTTATTAGCGATAAAAGTTTACCCGAAATCGCTTCCTGGCCAGTTGGTCAATCTAAAAAGTTTTTTGAACATTTGCATTTGCCTGGTTATCGCGGTGAGATTGCGGCAAAAATTTTTAAAGAATTAATTAGTCGGCTTAGTTTTTTAGTCGATGTAGGTTTGGATTACATTAGTTTAGATCGGAGTGCAGAAACACTATCTGGTGGCGAAGCACAACGTATTCGTTTGGCCAGTCAAATTGGTTCAGGCTTAGTGGGGGTGATGTATATTTTGGATGAACCTTCAATTGGGTTGCACCAGCGTGATAATGAACGATTATTAAAAACGTTACACCATCTACGCGATTTAGGTAATACCGTTATTGTCGTAGAACATGATGAAGATGCGATCAGAAGCGCTGATTATGTGCTTGATTTAGGGCCAGGAGCGGGGGTACATGGAGGCCATATTGTTGCAGAAGGGAAGCCTAGCGATCTCATGCGTGCTCCTGAATCATTAACGGGTCAATATTTATCGGGCAAACGGCAAATTCCCATTCCACTCAAACGTTTTCCCTTTAATCCCGAAAAACAAATTAGCTTGCGGGGTGCACGTGGCAATAATTTGAAATCAATCGATGTCGACATTCCGATTGGATTGATTACTTGTGTAACCGGGGTTTCGGGATCAGGAAAATCTACTTTAATTAATGATACCTTGGCCCCTCTAGCTGCACGATTACTGAATCGAGCTACTTCTGCTGAGCCTGCACCTTATGATCGTATTGATGGCTTAGAATATTTAGAAACCGCGGTGGTTATTGACCAAAGCCCCATCGGCCGTACCCCACGTTCCAATCCAGCCACGTATACGGGAATTTTTACGGGGGTTCGTGATCTCTTTGCGGGGACGCAGGAATCTCGCTCACGCGGCTATTTGCCCGGACGCTTTAGCTTTAATGTAAAAGGTGGACGCTGTGAAGCATGCCAGGGAGAGGGAGTTATCAAGGTTGAGATGCACTTTCTAGCTGATGTTTATGTTCAATGTGATATCTGCCAAGGGAAACGTTACAACCGCGAAACGCTTGAAATCCTTTTTAAAGGTAAAAATATCAGTCAAATATTAGATATGACTGTAGAAGACGCGCGCGACTTTTTTAGTGCGATCCCCGTTATCGGACGAAAACTCCAAACCCTGGTGGACGTTGGGTTGTCCTATATTACTTTAGGTCAAAATGCGACAACACTTTCGGGTGGTGAAGCTCAACGCATTAAACTTGCGAAAGAGCTTTCACGCAAAAGCTCAGGGCAAATTTTGTATCTCTTAGATGAGCCCACCACCGGCTTGCATTTCTTTGATATAGAGCAGCTTTTGAAAGTGTTGCACCGATTACGCGATCAAGGAAACACCATTGTTATCATAGAGCATAATCTCGATGTCATTAAAACATCCGATTGGGTTATTGATTTGGGGCCGGAGGGCGGAGCGGGAGGCGGAAAAATTATTGCACAGGGAACGCCGGAAACGATTGCGAAATCTAAAGAC
This genomic interval carries:
- a CDS encoding MFS transporter translates to MTNNTQTKMTSTEWKAIGSISTIMALRMIGLFMMIPIFSLYATGLQNATPLLIGLALGIYGLFQALFQIPFGALSDRFGRKPIIFTGLLLFVLGSIIAGTSHSIFWMIVGRSLQGTGAVGATLLALMADLTREEHRTKAMAIAGISIGFSFSIALFIGPILNQWISVGGLFYLAAFLALMGMTMLYFLPTPPRISQIKPRGQFFSLITHAQLARLNIGIFILHTLFTATFVVLPIILRNTLGIAAEDQWLIYLPTLLFAFACCLIMVSIAERKQQHRFYFLMSISLLITAEVLLWRYSTQLPLIVFSLGCFFTGFSILEAFLPSLVSKIAPPGAKGSALGLYSFAQFSGIFVGGVMGGWLYGHINFQAVYLCCALLASLWLLIAFSMQTTRITTHMLKLHPTRLKGWESIAAQLQKLSAVHEVTFVAEEGIVYIKIEREVLQNPSFIALKEAAQSACP
- the uvrA gene encoding excinuclease ABC subunit UvrA — encoded protein: MKYIRIRGARTHNLKNINVDLPRDKLIVITGLSGSGKSSLAFDTLYAEGQRRYVESLSAYARQFLSMMEKPDVDHIEGLSPAISIEQKSTSHNPRSTVGTITEIHDYLRLLFAKAGQPRCHVHGQILEAQTVSQIVDTVLAYPEDTKIMVLAPVVQERKGEFVELLQELRGQGFVRARIDGKLIELDQPQKLDLRKKHTIEVVIDRVKVRPDMRVRLAESVETALKLADGLAAVGLLDEPKKPIKVFSAKFACPDCGYSLPELSPRLFSFNSPVGACPECDGLGVNEVFDADLIVNPERSLAEGAIRGWDKRNGYYHHILTSLAKHYKFSLDVPFSALPKKIKTVLLQGDSEIVRFHYEDDDGYSYTKRNAFEGIIPNFERRYNATESDFVREDLHKYIAVKTCEECHGARLNLAGRNVFISDKSLPEIASWPVGQSKKFFEHLHLPGYRGEIAAKIFKELISRLSFLVDVGLDYISLDRSAETLSGGEAQRIRLASQIGSGLVGVMYILDEPSIGLHQRDNERLLKTLHHLRDLGNTVIVVEHDEDAIRSADYVLDLGPGAGVHGGHIVAEGKPSDLMRAPESLTGQYLSGKRQIPIPLKRFPFNPEKQISLRGARGNNLKSIDVDIPIGLITCVTGVSGSGKSTLINDTLAPLAARLLNRATSAEPAPYDRIDGLEYLETAVVIDQSPIGRTPRSNPATYTGIFTGVRDLFAGTQESRSRGYLPGRFSFNVKGGRCEACQGEGVIKVEMHFLADVYVQCDICQGKRYNRETLEILFKGKNISQILDMTVEDARDFFSAIPVIGRKLQTLVDVGLSYITLGQNATTLSGGEAQRIKLAKELSRKSSGQILYLLDEPTTGLHFFDIEQLLKVLHRLRDQGNTIVIIEHNLDVIKTSDWVIDLGPEGGAGGGKIIAQGTPETIAKSKDSYTAQFLRKFLEAKRK